The sequence TGCGGCTCCGATCGCCGCCGGGCAGGGAAATGGCGAAGGGCAAAATAATTTGCCGAAAAAAGGTCAAGTGATTGATAATCTGCCGACATCCACTGACATTTCAGACTTAGATTTGGTGAAAGGGCGAAAAGATAAAAGCAAGGCTCGGGATGGTAATGATGAAAAGGTTATTCAGGATTCCTATCACTATACTGATGCAGGAGACACGGTTCACTTGCTCGTGACTGCGACGCCGGCAAATTCGACGGTTTTTACGTCAAGATCTAGGAGAGACTACATAAACCGGTTTGGAGTTGTTGTGGCAAGGCATTGGGCAAATACCCAGTGGACCGCTGACGGAATGGGGACAATGCTGAGCTCTCCGAGAAGTCTGTGGAGTGACGAGTGGACGCATTTCCTGTATCACGTTACAGCAAAAGGCGCTTCTTGGAATTGGTATAGGACTGGTTTTAGAGCAAACGCTCAATCGAACATCTGGGCAACTTTTGCGTCTGGTATTCCAACGCCGTGGGGGCTCGTGGCCGGCATGTCCCTTACCAGTCGGTGCATTACAACCGTTAATGGGTTCGGCGGATCTACGGCTGTATGGTTTCCCTAAAAGGTCTTTTTGGGAAGTAAGATAATGACAAGTATTGCAAGCAGAGATGTAAAAATGAGCTTTGGTTCAAAAGAAGTGCTCCGAGGGCTTAGTTTTGATGCTAAGCCCTCGGAGGTGGTTTACATAGCCGGTCTAAATGGTGTTGGGAAAACGACGTGGATGCGAATCGCTACGGGGATTCTTCGCTCTACTTCCGGAGCTGTTCTCTTTGACGACAACGCAAAGGCCGAAGACATACGTGATAAAATCTCGGTCGTGTTTGATGAACCACCTGTTTACCCGAATCTTAGTGGTTCTGACAATTTAAGACTACTTGCCGGAATCCGTTGGCTTGATGATTCCTCAAAAAAGATTCTTGCCGATTTTCAGCTGGAAATCGCTTTTTTAAAAAATAGAGCGGGTCATTATTCATTCGGTCAAAGGCACCGTTTGGCGATGGCGGCAGCTATTTTAAGGCGGCCAACCCATCTTTTTCTTGATGAGCCTGCTGTGGGGCTTGATCCTGTTGCTTGGCGGCAGGTAGAAGAAGGCATTCGGAACATGGCCAGCAATGGCGCCACTATATTGTTAACAGGACAGGATTTTGAACTTATTGGACCATTGGCGGACAAGATAGTCATTCTTCATGATGGCATAGCTTTTTTTTCAGGTTCGCCTCAAGAACTCAGCAAGAGATTCCCGCCTAATATTCGGGTGCGTGCAAGCAATCAAGAAGCCGTAACGAGTGTTTTTCCAAATGCACGTCCCGTAGAACACGAAGAAGGTCTGCTGGAAATAATCTGTTCCTCCGACGATGAGGCAAAATCCGTATCTCTAAGGTTGCAAGAGCTAAGTGTGCCATTACAGGAGCTTTACGTTCACAAGACGACTTTAAAAGAAGCGTTTATAAAAACAATCAAGGAGATCAGTTGAGAGCAAGGTGTTTCAATTTGAAAACTGTTGACAAACTAATAATAGAAAGTCAGCTTGCTATTAAAGGGCGAGCAACCATAGTAATCGGTATTTTGTTGCTCCTCGTTGCGTTTTGGGGGTACATGGCATCATACCAACAAGCTGCAAGAATGGCAGTTTCGGAAGAGGAGAGAGTGATCCCGATATATGGAATTGAAAAATATATGCTCTGGATACAAGAAGACCCTACTGCTAAAGACACAAGAGAGCTTTTTCAAAACCTTAAACCGGTTGCCGGTCCAAATTACATTCTCTCAGTTTTCGCTGTCGTCGGGCCCATGCTTGCCGCTATCTGGGGCGCACTTTTCTTTGGCAACGAATTTGTTTGGCGCACGGCAAAAGTTCGTGCTGTTCATTACGGGTGGGTAAGCAGCATCAAAACGAAAATAGTGGTGGTATTATTTGCAAGTCTGATTGTGGGACTAATTGGGAGCCTTGTTGGGCTGTTAGGAGGCCACATAAGTTTTTATTTAATTAGTCGTGCAACAGAAATAGCTAAATGGGTCGGTGACCCCGTCATCGTCACATCTTGGTTTCAGCAGATTCTTGTCCTTTGGTTAGGGTTGTCGTTTTACGGACTTTTAGGGGGTTTTATTGCGCTTCTTCTTAAAAGTCCCGTCTTCGGTGCTGTAATTGGGTTTACCGTGCCTTACATTGAGGCATATATAGGACAACTGCTTCCGATGTGGTGGCTTCCCCATACGGCTTACAGTGAACTTATGTCAGGCAGCTTTGCTTATCTCGCCGGCTCAATTGTGGGAATTGGATCAAACCCTGGCTTTGCTACTTTTTCCCCGTCTTTACCTTGGGCTGTTGTGGGAGGATGGCTTTTCCTTATTTGTGTGAGCATGATAATTTTATCAAAGTGGCAGGAGATTGCTTAAAGAAGATTAGCTGTGACAGCTTGTAGCAAAACCAGTTGGACGGCTTCAGCAACCGTTGGGCTGTGATGGACACCGCGCACGACTACGAGAACCTTGCTGCTCGCGGAATGCTGTGGCAGTCCGCGTCTAAGGAGGACTCGCCCAGGGCGATTGAGTTGTACGAACAGGTTCGTGACGCGGTCATCGATGACAGGGCTGCAGAGGCCACGCAAGTGTTCAATGAGTTCTGTCGAATACGCAGTGACTGGATGGTGCACAAGACGCATGAATGGCTGGAGGAGCTGCTGCCGGAGGGGGCTGTGTGGTGGCTCAGCGGGACGGCGGAATCTGCCTAACCCGGAGATCGAGCCGATTCGCTGCGCTCGCGGCTCACGCCAAAGAGCGTTAGCCGGATGGGGGTCACGTGGACTCGAAGATTAGCGCAGCTGACTTGTTGAGTGAGGCTACTCGCCGTCGCGACATCCACTTGTCGCTTTTGGTCGCAGATACCGGACTGTGGGAGGCTGCGGCCTACACGTGCCCGTGCTGCGCGTGGCACAGCGGCTGAGACGCAGCGCACGCTCGAGGGCCGGATTCGGTCCTGGGCGGAGCAGCCGGGACTCAACGCCCACAAGATCATCGCCATCGTGGTCGCTGCAGGTGACGGAATTGGTGCCTGCCTAACCCTGAGATCAGCCTACTTGACTTTGGACATCGGCAGACGTAGGTTGATGCCAATGTTGCTTTACATGGAGGCTACACGATGCAAAGCAGGGTTCGAGGGGTCGACGTGAGTACGAGTGGGGTTCCAACGCGAATTAAGGTAGTTGCATGG comes from Actinomycetota bacterium and encodes:
- a CDS encoding ABC transporter ATP-binding protein; the protein is MTSIASRDVKMSFGSKEVLRGLSFDAKPSEVVYIAGLNGVGKTTWMRIATGILRSTSGAVLFDDNAKAEDIRDKISVVFDEPPVYPNLSGSDNLRLLAGIRWLDDSSKKILADFQLEIAFLKNRAGHYSFGQRHRLAMAAAILRRPTHLFLDEPAVGLDPVAWRQVEEGIRNMASNGATILLTGQDFELIGPLADKIVILHDGIAFFSGSPQELSKRFPPNIRVRASNQEAVTSVFPNARPVEHEEGLLEIICSSDDEAKSVSLRLQELSVPLQELYVHKTTLKEAFIKTIKEIS